One Serratia liquefaciens genomic window, GCAGCCGCGATGTTCAGCAGCAAACCCTGAAACTGCCGGTGGGGCCCGTTGCCGCCTTTACGCCGTGGAACTTCCCGATTAATCAGATTGTTCGCAAACTGTCCGCCGCGCTGGCAGCAGGCTGTTCGATCATCGTCAAAGGCCCGGAAGAGACTCCGGCCTCACCGGCGGAGCTGATCAGAGCCTTTGCCGACGCAGGCGTGCCGGCGGGCGTTATCGCGCTGGTATACGGGACTCCGGCGGAGATCTCCGAGTACCTGATCCCGCATCCGACCATTCGTAAAATCTCGTTTACCGGCTCCACCCGCGTGGGTAAACATTTGGCGGCACTGGCCGGCCAGCACATGAAGAAAGCCACTATGGAGCTGGGTGGCCACGCGCCGGTGCTGATTTTTGACGATGCCGATCTCGACGCGGCCGCCAAAGAGCTGGCGTTGGCCAAGTTCCGCAACGCCGGTCAGGTCTGCATTGCCCCGACGCGTTTCCTGATCCAGCAAGGCGTTTATGAAGCCTTTGTCGAGAAGTTCACCGCGGCGGTGCGTGACATCAAGCTGGGCAACGGTTTGCAGGAAGGCGTCACCATGGGCCCAATGGTACTGCAACGCAGCGTAGAGGCTATTGATGCCTTTGTGAAAGATGCGATTGCCCAGGGCGCTAAAGCCACAACCGGCGGTCACCGCGTGGCGGGTGTCGGTAATTTCTTTGAACCGACGGTATTGCGTGACGTGCCGCTGAGTGCGCGCGCGATGTCTGAAGAACCTTTTGGCCCGGTAGCCCTGCTGCGTCCGTTCGCCACCTATGACGAAGCCATTGCCGAGGCTAACCGCCTGCCGTACGGTCTGGCGGCTTACGCCTATAGCCGCAGCATCGCCACGGTGACGGCGCTGGGGCGCGATGTGGAGAGTGGCATGCTCAGCATCAACCACATAGGTTTTGGCCTGCCTGAAACGCCGTTTGGTGGGGTTAAAGACTCCGGCCACGGTACCGAAGGTGGCAGCGAAGCGATCGAATCCTATCTGGAAACCCGCTTCGTCACCGTCGCCGGCCGTTAAGTCATTCAGGCCGGCAAAAATGCCCCGAATCATCCATTCGGGGCATTTTTTATCAGCCTAGCTTGTCGAACAACAAGCGCGCCGCCGGGGTCAAGCCCAGCATATGAATGCAGGCATGCACCATGCCCGGCAGCCGCTCGCAACGCGCCTCTACACCCGCATCCTGCAACCGCTGGGCATAAAGCTCGGCCTCGTCGCGCAACGGATCGTATTCGCAACTAAGAATGGTCGCCGGGGGTAATCGCTGCAACCTTTGGGCATGCAGTGGCTCTGCGTAAGGATCCTGCGACTCGTCCGCTTTGCCCAGATAGGTGTCCCAGCAAAACTCCATCACTTCCCGCGTCAAATAATACCCTTGCGCATACTCCTCATAGCTTGCGGTATCCATCGCACGACTCAATGCTGGATACAGCAACAGCTGATGCTCAATCTGCGGCCCCTTACGGTCACGGGCCAATAACGCCACCGCCGCGGCCAGGTTACCGCCTGCGCTGTCGCCGCCTACCGCCATGCGGGCAACGTCAACGCCCCACTCATCGGCCCTTTCCACCACGCCGCACAGGGCCTGATACACGTCCTCGAGCGGCCGTGGATAGGGATACTCAGGCGCCAACCGGTAGTCAACCGACAGGATCAATCGCCCGGTGGCATTGGCCAACGCCTGACAAGGCCGGTCGTACAGCGCCAGCGATCCCAGACACCAGCCGCCGCCGTGGGCATACAGCATCGCAGGCAAAGGCTCATCCGGTGTCGCCCCCACCGGCGTATAGGCACGAATGGCGATAGCCTGCCCGTCGTCAGCGGTCACCCAACCATCACGGACGCCACCGCTGGCTTCGGCTTCGCCCTGCAGCGCCAACAACCCGGCCTGGGCGGCCTCTCGCATCTCACCGAGCGATGCAGGCACCGGTGCCTGCGCAGCCTCTGCCAGAAAACGAGCAATCAGGGGATCAAGCGGCATGGTTCTGGCTCCCTGACAGGAAGGGGATCACCAACGCGATAAATTCCTCGTGGCACTCTTCGGTAATGAAATGGCCACAGCCGGCCACGGTTTCTCCTCGCAGATCCACCGCGTTGTCGCGCAGCGTGACGAAGGGCGCGTCGCCGGTGGCGTGTTCTGCACCAATGGTCATCACCGGCATGGTCAGCCGAGTCTCCGCCCGCCGCTGGTTTTGGCGGATGGTTTCCGGAATGGCGCGGTAGTAGTCAAAACCGGCCCGCAGGCTTCCCGGTGCTGAATAGGCGGCAATATAGGTTTCCGCCGCCACCCGATCCCGGCGATAGGACCAGCGGTTAAAGATATAGCTGAGATATTCCCTCTCGCGGCCCTGCGTCAACGTCTCCGGCAGATCCGCCAGTTGGTTGAACATGAAGTGCCACAGGAAAATATTTTGATCTGCCGCGACAAAAATCGGTGGCGCCGGTGCCAGGCCGGGGATCACCGCCTCCGTCAGCACCAGCCCCGTCACCGCCTGCGGGAAGTCGCTCGCCATCGCATAGCCAACCCACATGCCGATGTCATGGCCAATCAGTTGATAACGGTCATGCCCCAGTTGCAGCATGGTCTGGTGCAGCGTCTCGGCAACGCTGCCGGTGTCATACCCACCGATCGGCTTGTCCGAATCGCCGATGCCCGGCGGGTCTACCGCTATCGCTTTAAAACCGGCGGCCGCAAGCGCTTGCATGACATGACGCCAGGTAAACCAGGTCTGCGGCCAGCCTGGGATCAGCAATACCGGCTGCCCTTCGCCCAGCGTGACGCAGTGGATGCGGTTACCCTTTACCCGCGCATAGACGTGTTCCGGCTCAGGTCCATTGGTCATGGACCCGTTATTTTGCAGTGTCATTGTTGTTCTCCGTCGTGGAATTGCGTGGCTCAGCGCAGGCCGAGCAAAGTGTTGATTTGCTGTTGATCAACCGGCGCGCCGGCGAAGTCATCAAACACCTTGTCGGTAACATTGATGATGTGATCACGAATAAAGGCGGCACCTTCGCGGGCCCCATCCTGTGGATGCTTCAGGCAACACTCCCACTCCAGCGTCGCCCAACCGTCGTAACCGTGCTGCGTCAGCCGGGAGAAGATGCCCTTGAAATCCACCTGGCCGTCGCCCAATGAGCGGAAACGTCCGGCGCGCTCGGTCCATGACTGATAACCGCCGTAAATGCCCTGTCGCCCGGTGGGATTGAATTCGGCGTCCTTGACGTGGAACATGCGAATGAAATCCTTATAAATATCAATGTAATCCAGGTAGTTCAGCTGCTGCAGCACGAAGTGGCTCGGATCGAACAGGATTTGGCAGCGTGGGTGTCCGCCAACACGCTGATGGAACATTTCAAAGGTCACACCGTCGTGCAGATCTTCGCTGGGGTGGATTTCATAACACAGGTTCACCCCCTGTTCATCGCAGGCGTTGAGCACCGGCAGCCAGCGTTTGGCCAACTCATCGAACGCCGTTTCGATCAGACCCGCCGGGCGCTGCGGGAACGGGAACAGATAAGGCCAGGCCAGCGAACCGGAAAAGGTGCCCATTTCGGTCAGGCCCAGCCGCGCTGAGGCTTTGGCCGCCAGCAGCAGTTGCTGGTGCGCCCACTCGCTGCGCGCCTGCGAATTACCGTGCAGCTCCGGTGGCGCAAAGCTGTCGCACAGTGCGTCATAAGCCGGGTGCACCGCCATCAACTGACCGAAAATATGCGTCGTCAGTTCGCTGACCACCAGCCCCTGTTCTGCCAGCATGCCGATCAGTTCGTCGCAATAGGTCTGGCTTTCTGCCGCGGTGGCCAGATCAAACAGACGGCTGTCCCAGGCGGGGATCTGCAGGGCTTTAAAACCGGTTTTCGCCGCCCATTGGGCGATCGCCGGCAGGCTGTTAAAAGGGGCAGTGTCGTCACTGAACTGGGCGAGATGCAGGCTTGGACCTTTCAGGGTTTTCATCATAAACTCCTATTATTTGTCGATTGACAAACAATAGGCTCAAATGAATCTCCCGGCAAGCGAATTTTAAAAAATCGTTGGTATTACAGTGGATTTAAGCGATCCTGTTTTACTGAACAACTGAGGACAGGAACCGAGTCATGGCAGGCAGACCACGCGAATTCGATCGTGACCAGGCGTTACTGAAAGCACGAGACTTGTTTTGGCGTCAGGGGTACGAAGGCACCTCGATGTCGGATTTGGTGACCGAACTGGGCATCGCTTCCGCCCGTATTTATAAGGCGTTCGGCTCGAAAGAGTTGCTGTTTCGCGAAGCCATTGCCCACTACGAAAGCCTCGAAGGCGGGTTTGCCGACCGTGCCTTTAGTGAAGAAAGCAGCGTGCGCTCGGCGATAAAACGCATGCTGGATGACGCTGTGGCGCTCTACAGCCGCGCAGACCTGCCGCAAGGGTGTATGGTGGTTTCCTCCGCTGCCAGCGTCAGCGACGAAAACAGCGGGATCAAAGCCTGGCTGGCGGAACATCGTCTGCTTCGCACCCAAGGCATTGTTGATCGGCTGCACGCGGCCGTTGCCAGTGGTGAACTGCCGCCCAATACCGACGCTAACGCCCTTGGCGACTTTTTTGCCGCCTTCTTGCACGGCTTGTCGGTTCAGGCGCGCGATGGCGTTAGCCGGGCAAGGTTGGAAGCGGCGGTCAAGGTTGCGCTCGCCACGCTGGATTGATCACTCCGGCAAATCAAAAATCACCAGGGTGCCCTGGCTGCCCGCCAGCACCCGATGCGGCACACCGGCGGCGGCCTGATACAGTTGCCCGGCATTGACCGTAATGGTCTCTCCCTGTACTTCCAGCCGCAACTGCCCGGCGATCACCAGCAGTCCCTCATGGTAGTCGTGCACCTCATCGGCAATCGCACGCTGATCCATCCGCAGCACTTTGATATTGGCCGCCCCCACCTTTCCAAGTACGCTGGAGCGCCACGCCTGCGGCAGATCGGCGGCCAGCGCAGTAAGATCGAATAATGACATAAACCCTTCTCCAGCAAGCAGCTCCCTTCGCTGCCACGGCAATTTACCTCCTGGCGCGCCAACGGCTAAATAACCTTTGCTTTTAACCTATAGCCAGGGGGCTCAAACCGGCACCCGGCGGCTGATCTCCACCACCTGATCGCTGGGCAGATAATAGTAATCCGTCACATGCATACCGTTGCGCACCATCAGCGCAAAAATGTTGCGCTGCCAGGCTGGCAATCTGTCGCTGGCTTCACGGCGCACCACGCTTTCATGCCCCAGATAGTAGGTGGCGTCGTCAAAGTTGAGTCCGGTTTTCTGCGCCTCCACATGCTGCAGCAAGCGGGGAATATTGGGCCTTTCCATAAAGCCATAGCTGGCTACCGCGCACCAGAAACCCGGCGACTGCTGTCGCATCACCAACCGTTCGGCATTCGTTACCCGCGGTTCGTTAACTATCATGATATGCAGCGCCAGCACATTGGCGTGCAGCGAACCGTTGCGTTTAACGTGCCATTTCATTACCGGTGGCGTGCCGGTTAACGTTCGGGTCAGAAAAATGGCGGTGCCCGGCACCCTTGGGATGTTACGTTCTTCCAGGTGCGCCAGAAAATCCGCCAGCGGCAGGCTCTTTTCCCCTAGCGTCCGAGAGGCTGCCAACACTCCGCGATGCCAGATTAACATCACCCCATAAACCAGCGTGGCCATCAGTAAAGGGACATACCCGCCCTGCATGACTTTGCTGAGGTTAGCCAACAGGAAGCTGAGATCGACGATAAAGAAGCCGCCGGCAACCAGCAAACTGGCGAGGGTTCCCCAGCGCCATACCTCGCGCATGGCCACAAACAGCAGCCCGGTGGTCATGATCATGGTGAGAGACACCGCAATGCCGTAAGCCGCGGCCAGATTGTCGGAAGACTTGAAAAACACCGTAAGAAATACCGTCACCGCCATCAGCAACCAGTTGATGGCACCGATATAGATTTGCCCGTAGCTCTCCTCGGTGGTTTGCTTCACCCGCAAACGTGGCAACCAACCCAGTTGGATTGCCTGACGGGTCATGGAAAAGGCGCCGCTGATGATCGCCTGACTGGCGATAATGGTGGCCAGGGTCGCCAGGATCACCAGGGGGATTTGCAGCATCGGCGGGCACAGGCGGAAAAAGATATTCTGGGTGACGTCGGCACCGGAGAGGATCAGCGCGGCCTGCCCGGCATAGTTCAGTAACAGGCTGGGGAAGACGATACCAAACCAGGCCAGCCAAATCGGTTTTTTGCCGAAATGGCCCATGTCGGCGTACAGCGCCTCCGCGCCGGTGACGCATAGAAACACGCCGCCCAGCACCAAAAAGCTGGTCAACCCATTGGAAAACAGAAAGTGGATGCCGTACAGCGGATTTAATGCCATCAGCACCGCCGGATGCTGCACAATGCCCCAGATGCCCAGTACGGCGATGGAGAAAAACCACAGTGCCATGATCGGTCCGAAGACTTTGCCGATGCGTGCCGTACCCAACGGCTGAATGGCAAACAAGCTCACCAGGATCAGCACCGCCGCCGGCAAAATATAGGGTTTCGACTCGGGCAGCACGATGTTCAGCCCTTCCAACGCCGACAGCACCGAAATCGCCGGGGTAATCGCCCCGTCGCCGTAAATCAACGCCGCACCGAACAGACCGGCAAACAGCACCATCGGCCGGGCCTTTTTCTTGCTGACCAACAACGACATCAACGCCATAATGCCGCCTTCGCCCCGGTTATCGATGCGCATGGCAAACATGGCGTACTTCAGCGAGGTGACGATCACCAGCGTCCAAAAAATCAGCGACAGCAGGCCCAGGATCACCGGCGCGGACGGCGCATCCCCCGAGAGATAGAGCACGGTTTTCAGGGTGTATAACGGGCTGGTGCCGATATCACCAAACACTACGCCCAGTGCGCCACCGGCCAGCAGCGGCAGGCTCATTTTCGGCGTCTGTTCCGGTTCATTCCCTGCGCTCATTGACGTCTCCAGTATTCACCATTGCGGTTTATTCAGGATAGTCAGTTCAGGCGGCTAGCGTGCACCTGTCAGTGAGATAACCTTCAGTTTCCCGCCTCTTTCAGCAGCCAGTGCTGCAAATTTAGCCCCTCGGGCGACAGTTCGTTGTCCTGGCGTACACACAGGTAGTAATCGCGACCGTCGTCAATCGCCAGATCGAACAATTTAACCAGTTCGCCGCTGTTGAGATAGGGTTCGATCAGCGGTTCACGCATCAGCGCGCAGCCCAGGCCCGCCTGTACCGCCGCCAGCGTTAACAGGCCGTCCTCGAACATCGGGCCGGTACTGCGCAGCGGCCGCTTGACGCCGGCCAATTGAAACCACTGCATCCAGGTTGCACGCTCTTCGTCGTGCAACAGCGGCAAGGGTGCAAGCTGCTCTGGCATGTCCAACAGCCCGTGCAGTTGGATAAACCCACGGCTGCACACCGGCACCATTTTGCCGGACATCAGTTTTTCGCTGCGATAGCCACTCCATTGCCCCGAACCAAAGCGAATCGAGATATCTGCGGCGTCGCTGAGGTAATTGCGGTGATTGGCATACACCACGTTGATGTCGATTTCGGGATTCTCGCGCAGAAAGCCGCGCAAGCGCGGAATGAACCACCCCATGCCAAACAGCGGGATCAGGCTGATGGTCACCTGCCGGGAAGCCGACTGCTCACGCACCTGCTCCGTTGCCTGACGCAGCACATTAAATGCCGAGCGGATCGAACGGTAATAGTCCCGCCCTTCGCTGCGCAATATCAACCGGCGCCCCTGACGCTCGGTCAGCGGCATTTGCAGAAAGGCCTCAAGCGTTTTGAGCTGATGGCTCACCGCCGATGGCGATATTTCCAACTCTTTCGCGGCGGCGCTGATGCTCCCCAGACGGGCGATAGCTTCAAAGGTCCGTACGGCGCGCAGCGGTGGATCGTTTGGCAACGGCACATTGTATTGTTCTGTTTTTTTCATATGTTGACTATTTTGCTGAAAGATCGGCGGCAGTTGAAAATTAATATACAAATAAATCAATAAATTAAAAACACACATTTTCTGTATAAGAAATTATATTTCCGTATTTTACAATTTTATTTAATTCTCTACTGTGAGCTTCCTGAATCATTATTTTTCGGGACTCCTCCCTATGGATACGCTGGTACAGCAGACCGTCAACGGACTGATGCTCGGCAGCATTTATGCCTTGATTGCCCTGGGTTACACCATGGTGTACGGCATTCTGCGCATCATCAATTTTGCCCACGGCGATGTGCTGATGGTCGGAGCGCTGAGCGCCCTGTCCGCCATTAACCTGTTGCAGCACCATTTTCCTGCGCTGTCACCCTATGTCGTGCTGTTACTGGCGGCGCTGATCGCCATGGCCGTCTGCGCGCTGGTATCTATGAGTATTGAGCGCCTGGCGTATCGTCGTCTGCGCAATGCTCCGCGCCTGGCACCGCTGATCAGCGGAATTGGCGTTTCTCTGCTGCTGCAAACGCTGGCCATGCTGATCTGGTCGCGCAACCCGTTGATGTTCCCGCAACTGCTGCCAATGGATCCTATCGCCCTCACCCCAGGCAACGCCAACCACGCGCCGGCGGTGATCACCGGTACCGGTATTGCCACGCTGGCAATCGCGCTGCTGGTGATGGCCGGGCTGCTGCTATTGGTCGAGCACTCTCGCTTTGGGCGTGCCATGCGCGCCACGGCAGAAAACCCGCAGGTTGCCGGCCTGATGGGCATAGACCCCAACCGCATCATCGTTCTGACATTCGCCCTCGGCGGCGCTTTGGCGGCAGTGGCGGGCATCATGATGGCCAGCAACTACGGCAATGCCGGTTTCTCCATGGGCTTTCTGCCGGGTATCAAAGCCTTTACCGCGGCGGTGTTAGGCGGCATCGGCAACCTGCGCGGCGCCATGCTCGGCGGTCTGTTGCTGGGGTTGTTCGAGTCGTTGGGCACCGGCTATCTCGGCGAACTGACCGGGGGCACCTTCGGCAGTAACTATCAGGACGTTTTCGCCTTCCTGATATTGATCGCCGTGTTGGTATTTCGCCCATCCGGGCTGCTGGGCGAACGCGTCGCCACCCGCGCCTGAGGAGACAAGATGACTATTTTGACTCACCTACAGCAAACCGATGCCCCTGGCCGTGCCAGACTCGGCGTGGCGCTGTTTATGCTCGGCCTGCTGCTGGCCCCCTGGGTGGCCGGTGCCGCAGGCGGTAACTACTGGGTGCGGGTGATCGATTTTGCCTTGCTCTACCTGATGCTGGCATTGGGGCTGAACATCGTGGTCGGCCTCACCGGCCTGCTGGACATGGGGTTTATCGCCTTTTACGCGGTAGGTGCCTATCTGACCGCGTTATTGTCGTCACCACACCTGACCGAGCAGTTTCCAATATTGCTGCAGTGGTTCCCCGATGGGCTGCATTTGTCGATCCTGCTGCTGATCCCGCTGGCGGCTTTATTGGCAGCGCTGTGCGGCATTCTGCTGGGCGCACCGACGCTGCGACTGCGTGGAGACTATTTGGCGATTGTCACCTTGGGCTTTGGCGAGATCGTCCGCATTCTGATGCGTAATCTGGACCGGCCGCTCAACATCACCAACGGGCCCAAAGGGATCTCCGGCATCGATCCGGTCTCGCTGTTTGGCCTGAAGTTTTCGGGGATGCAACAGTGGTTCGGTTTCCGCTTTTCGTCACTGTATCTCTATTACTACCTGTTCGCCGCCCTGCTGCTGCTGATCCTGTTTATCTGTCTCCGCCTGCAACATTCACGGGTGGGTCGGGCCTGGACCGCTATCCGCGAAGATGAAGACGCGGCACGGGCGATGGGAATCAATACGCGTAATTTCAAGCTGTTGGCTTTCGCCATAGGCGCC contains:
- a CDS encoding sugar phosphate isomerase/epimerase family protein, translating into MKTLKGPSLHLAQFSDDTAPFNSLPAIAQWAAKTGFKALQIPAWDSRLFDLATAAESQTYCDELIGMLAEQGLVVSELTTHIFGQLMAVHPAYDALCDSFAPPELHGNSQARSEWAHQQLLLAAKASARLGLTEMGTFSGSLAWPYLFPFPQRPAGLIETAFDELAKRWLPVLNACDEQGVNLCYEIHPSEDLHDGVTFEMFHQRVGGHPRCQILFDPSHFVLQQLNYLDYIDIYKDFIRMFHVKDAEFNPTGRQGIYGGYQSWTERAGRFRSLGDGQVDFKGIFSRLTQHGYDGWATLEWECCLKHPQDGAREGAAFIRDHIINVTDKVFDDFAGAPVDQQQINTLLGLR
- a CDS encoding NAD-dependent succinate-semialdehyde dehydrogenase — translated: MYPDTQLYIDGQWRNAVAGKTTPVTNPATDEVIGSVAHAAAADLDLALDATERGFKVWRDTSAYQRANLMRKAAALLRERAEKIAAIMSQEQGKPVAQAKVEILNSADVIDWFAGEASRTYGQIIPSRSRDVQQQTLKLPVGPVAAFTPWNFPINQIVRKLSAALAAGCSIIVKGPEETPASPAELIRAFADAGVPAGVIALVYGTPAEISEYLIPHPTIRKISFTGSTRVGKHLAALAGQHMKKATMELGGHAPVLIFDDADLDAAAKELALAKFRNAGQVCIAPTRFLIQQGVYEAFVEKFTAAVRDIKLGNGLQEGVTMGPMVLQRSVEAIDAFVKDAIAQGAKATTGGHRVAGVGNFFEPTVLRDVPLSARAMSEEPFGPVALLRPFATYDEAIAEANRLPYGLAAYAYSRSIATVTALGRDVESGMLSINHIGFGLPETPFGGVKDSGHGTEGGSEAIESYLETRFVTVAGR
- a CDS encoding LysR substrate-binding domain-containing protein; the encoded protein is MKKTEQYNVPLPNDPPLRAVRTFEAIARLGSISAAAKELEISPSAVSHQLKTLEAFLQMPLTERQGRRLILRSEGRDYYRSIRSAFNVLRQATEQVREQSASRQVTISLIPLFGMGWFIPRLRGFLRENPEIDINVVYANHRNYLSDAADISIRFGSGQWSGYRSEKLMSGKMVPVCSRGFIQLHGLLDMPEQLAPLPLLHDEERATWMQWFQLAGVKRPLRSTGPMFEDGLLTLAAVQAGLGCALMREPLIEPYLNSGELVKLFDLAIDDGRDYYLCVRQDNELSPEGLNLQHWLLKEAGN
- a CDS encoding cupin domain-containing protein, producing MSLFDLTALAADLPQAWRSSVLGKVGAANIKVLRMDQRAIADEVHDYHEGLLVIAGQLRLEVQGETITVNAGQLYQAAAGVPHRVLAGSQGTLVIFDLPE
- a CDS encoding alpha/beta hydrolase, whose translation is MPLDPLIARFLAEAAQAPVPASLGEMREAAQAGLLALQGEAEASGGVRDGWVTADDGQAIAIRAYTPVGATPDEPLPAMLYAHGGGWCLGSLALYDRPCQALANATGRLILSVDYRLAPEYPYPRPLEDVYQALCGVVERADEWGVDVARMAVGGDSAGGNLAAAVALLARDRKGPQIEHQLLLYPALSRAMDTASYEEYAQGYYLTREVMEFCWDTYLGKADESQDPYAEPLHAQRLQRLPPATILSCEYDPLRDEAELYAQRLQDAGVEARCERLPGMVHACIHMLGLTPAARLLFDKLG
- a CDS encoding branched-chain amino acid ABC transporter permease, with product MDTLVQQTVNGLMLGSIYALIALGYTMVYGILRIINFAHGDVLMVGALSALSAINLLQHHFPALSPYVVLLLAALIAMAVCALVSMSIERLAYRRLRNAPRLAPLISGIGVSLLLQTLAMLIWSRNPLMFPQLLPMDPIALTPGNANHAPAVITGTGIATLAIALLVMAGLLLLVEHSRFGRAMRATAENPQVAGLMGIDPNRIIVLTFALGGALAAVAGIMMASNYGNAGFSMGFLPGIKAFTAAVLGGIGNLRGAMLGGLLLGLFESLGTGYLGELTGGTFGSNYQDVFAFLILIAVLVFRPSGLLGERVATRA
- a CDS encoding ABC transporter permease subunit, with the translated sequence MTILTHLQQTDAPGRARLGVALFMLGLLLAPWVAGAAGGNYWVRVIDFALLYLMLALGLNIVVGLTGLLDMGFIAFYAVGAYLTALLSSPHLTEQFPILLQWFPDGLHLSILLLIPLAALLAALCGILLGAPTLRLRGDYLAIVTLGFGEIVRILMRNLDRPLNITNGPKGISGIDPVSLFGLKFSGMQQWFGFRFSSLYLYYYLFAALLLLILFICLRLQHSRVGRAWTAIREDEDAARAMGINTRNFKLLAFAIGATFGGIAGALFAAFQGFVSPESFTLQESIAVLAMVVLGGMGHIPGVILGALLLAALPELLRSTMGPLQQALFGQVWIDPEIIRQLFYGLALILVMLYRPAGLWPARHPQGATL
- a CDS encoding TetR/AcrR family transcriptional regulator; this encodes MAGRPREFDRDQALLKARDLFWRQGYEGTSMSDLVTELGIASARIYKAFGSKELLFREAIAHYESLEGGFADRAFSEESSVRSAIKRMLDDAVALYSRADLPQGCMVVSSAASVSDENSGIKAWLAEHRLLRTQGIVDRLHAAVASGELPPNTDANALGDFFAAFLHGLSVQARDGVSRARLEAAVKVALATLD
- a CDS encoding potassium transporter Kup: MSAGNEPEQTPKMSLPLLAGGALGVVFGDIGTSPLYTLKTVLYLSGDAPSAPVILGLLSLIFWTLVIVTSLKYAMFAMRIDNRGEGGIMALMSLLVSKKKARPMVLFAGLFGAALIYGDGAITPAISVLSALEGLNIVLPESKPYILPAAVLILVSLFAIQPLGTARIGKVFGPIMALWFFSIAVLGIWGIVQHPAVLMALNPLYGIHFLFSNGLTSFLVLGGVFLCVTGAEALYADMGHFGKKPIWLAWFGIVFPSLLLNYAGQAALILSGADVTQNIFFRLCPPMLQIPLVILATLATIIASQAIISGAFSMTRQAIQLGWLPRLRVKQTTEESYGQIYIGAINWLLMAVTVFLTVFFKSSDNLAAAYGIAVSLTMIMTTGLLFVAMREVWRWGTLASLLVAGGFFIVDLSFLLANLSKVMQGGYVPLLMATLVYGVMLIWHRGVLAASRTLGEKSLPLADFLAHLEERNIPRVPGTAIFLTRTLTGTPPVMKWHVKRNGSLHANVLALHIMIVNEPRVTNAERLVMRQQSPGFWCAVASYGFMERPNIPRLLQHVEAQKTGLNFDDATYYLGHESVVRREASDRLPAWQRNIFALMVRNGMHVTDYYYLPSDQVVEISRRVPV
- a CDS encoding alpha/beta fold hydrolase, which translates into the protein MTLQNNGSMTNGPEPEHVYARVKGNRIHCVTLGEGQPVLLIPGWPQTWFTWRHVMQALAAAGFKAIAVDPPGIGDSDKPIGGYDTGSVAETLHQTMLQLGHDRYQLIGHDIGMWVGYAMASDFPQAVTGLVLTEAVIPGLAPAPPIFVAADQNIFLWHFMFNQLADLPETLTQGREREYLSYIFNRWSYRRDRVAAETYIAAYSAPGSLRAGFDYYRAIPETIRQNQRRAETRLTMPVMTIGAEHATGDAPFVTLRDNAVDLRGETVAGCGHFITEECHEEFIALVIPFLSGSQNHAA